One window of the Triticum dicoccoides isolate Atlit2015 ecotype Zavitan chromosome 3B, WEW_v2.0, whole genome shotgun sequence genome contains the following:
- the LOC119279648 gene encoding uncharacterized protein LOC119279648, producing the protein MVQIARRDNLTAEITKALRCDLMTHSGTEPPANHQGPLRNPHPISHSGSDLEGAGGDGVGNDTPEPVEKVETVAGEGQGRARGETQSANFTPAPAEKVETVAGKGKGKGKRKKGKGKGTRGVFCGRGIELGNCGLILVLFETQSGFAIFTYDGMNLLLDNAVENIWVDFIEGYLAKSMVWLKEFKRLENVSSAIDPVTGVDEDLAMTIRKYIVPGQQLAVGKPEYKTIIEDKLEISCLHDDAVMELMWGLGNCVEYLVPSEKLELTMEGRLRMSKGLKTVLESYDLQVEPEMVNKHIIETAGVVYSCDHSVSKHGKSLRAAGEHLKKISDIDSQDWCLIKLVTALKLLCYPTEELPGIPLEVFSAEEYSKLVNDGPKYEGKLLKVSCKTVFKEMVWARRLRNRMLRLLAIT; encoded by the exons ATGGTCCAGATCGCGAGGAGGGATAATCTAACGGCGGAAATCACCAAAGCTCTGAGGTGCGACCTAATGACTCATTCCGGTACAGAACCTCCCGCAAATCACCAGGGGCCGCTCCGTAACCCTCACCCAATCTCTCATTCTGGATCTGACCTCGAGGGCGCGGGGGGCGATGGAGTCGGGAACGATACTCCAGAGCCGGTGGAGAAGGTAGAGACGGTGGCGGGGGAGGGGCAGGGAAGGGCGCGGGGGGAGACGCAGTCGGCGAACTTTACTCCAGCGCCGGCGGAGAAGGTGGAGACGGTGgcggggaaggggaaggggaaggggaagcggaagaaggggaaggggaaggggactAGGGGCGTCTTCTGCGGTCGAG GTATCGAGTTGGGCAATTGTGGACTGATCTTGGTTCTTTTTGAGACGCAATCTGGGTTTGCAATTTTCACTTATGATGGTATGAATCTCCTCCTAGATAATGCAGTTGAG AATATCTGGGTAGATTTCATTGAGGGTTACTTGGCAAAATCA ATGGTTTGGCTGAAAGAATTTAAACGTCTTGAGAACGTGAGCAGCGCGATCGACCCTGTTACCGGTGTTGACGAAGATCTTGCTATGACGATCCGGAAATACATCGTTCCTGGGCAGCAACTAGCTGTTGGAAAGCCTGAATATAAAACCATCATTGAAGACAAGTTG GAAATATCCTGCCTGCATGATGATGCGGTCATGGAATTGATGTGGGGCCTTGGGAACTGCGTAGAGTATCTAGTGCCTTCAGAAAAGTTGGAGCTGACTATGGAGGGTCGCCTCCGTATGAGTAAAGGATTGAAAACTGTCCTGGAAAGTTATGACTTACAAGTTGAACCAGAGATG GTTAATAAGCATATTATTGAGACAGCAGGTGTTGTGTATAGTTGTGACCATTCTGTCAGCAAACATGGTAAGTCCTTGCGGGCTGCTGGTGAGCACCTTAAGAAGATTTCAGACATTGACTCGCAGGATTGGTGTTTAATTAAACTAGTGACTGCTCTCAAGTTATTATGTTACCCTACAGAGGAACTTCCTGGAATTCCTCTTGAG GTTTTCTCAGCAGAGGAGTATTCCAAGTTGGTGAATGATGGACCTAAATACGAAGGTAAACTATTGAAGGTGTCTTGCAAGACTGTCTTCAAAGAAATGGTGTGGGCCCGTCGTCTGAGGAATAGGATGTTAAGACTCTTGGCCATTACGTGA